Proteins encoded by one window of Rouxiella chamberiensis:
- the glnH gene encoding glutamine ABC transporter substrate-binding protein GlnH: MKSMLKVSLAALTLAFAVSTHAAEEKLIVATDTAFVPFEFKQGDKYVGFDIDLWDALAKEMKVSYTLKPMDFDGIIPALQTKNIDVALAGMTITPQRAQAVDFSDGYYTSGLITMVKANNTDIKGVPDLSGKVVAVKSGTSSVNYIAANLKPKDVRQFPNIDSAYMELGTGRADAVLFDAPNIQYYIKTAGHGNFKTVGPTVEGQDYGVAFPKGSALREKVNAALKTLRANGTYAAIYKKWFDTEPK; encoded by the coding sequence ATGAAGTCGATGTTGAAGGTTTCCCTGGCCGCCCTGACGCTGGCCTTTGCAGTAAGCACACACGCAGCAGAAGAAAAACTGATCGTTGCAACGGATACCGCATTCGTTCCTTTCGAATTCAAACAGGGTGACAAGTACGTTGGTTTTGATATCGACCTGTGGGACGCGCTGGCGAAAGAGATGAAAGTCTCCTATACCCTGAAACCAATGGATTTCGACGGTATCATTCCTGCCCTGCAGACCAAGAACATCGACGTCGCGCTGGCCGGTATGACCATTACCCCACAACGCGCGCAGGCGGTTGATTTCTCCGACGGTTACTACACCAGCGGCCTGATTACCATGGTTAAAGCCAACAACACCGACATCAAGGGCGTTCCTGATCTGAGCGGTAAAGTGGTTGCAGTGAAAAGCGGCACCAGCTCCGTCAACTACATTGCCGCCAATCTGAAACCAAAAGACGTGCGTCAGTTCCCGAACATCGACAGCGCCTACATGGAACTGGGTACCGGCCGTGCCGATGCCGTTCTGTTTGATGCTCCAAACATTCAGTACTACATCAAGACTGCCGGTCACGGCAACTTCAAGACGGTAGGTCCGACCGTTGAAGGTCAGGATTACGGCGTGGCGTTCCCGAAAGGCAGCGCACTGCGCGAGAAAGTGAATGCCGCACTGAAAACCCTGCGTGCAAACGGGACTTATGCCGCTATCTACAAAAAATGGTTCGATACCGAACCTAAATAA